A segment of the Zalophus californianus isolate mZalCal1 chromosome 15, mZalCal1.pri.v2, whole genome shotgun sequence genome:
TTTAAGGATGGATTTCATACTAATGACCTATATTGaggataattatttttctgttggcAATATAAATTGACCACATTCCCTCTAAACCTCCAGTAGAactacttaaaagaaaacaaaagtgaactGTATCAAATTTCAACAACTGTATTAAGAAACATCATTTAAGAAAAGCCAACAGTTGGCTTCTACTCAAAGGCAATTTTGAAAACTATACAGAAGTGTAGAGgctgacaaaaggaaaaagaaactagtATCATTGCAAAAATATAACTTACACTTCTGATTCTTTTGTCTGCTTTTTGTTTCAACTGTTCAATCTGTTTggagatataaaaagaaaaaatgttctctCAGTGTTGAAAACAGCCCTTTGCCATCTACCATACCAGAGTGACATGACAAACTCCCAATTTCCCAGCATTCACAGTTGCTGACAATTTaaaggccacttttttttttaagaaaagtggaAAGTGGGCCCTATGAGAGTAGGAGCTGACATGAGGCTTTCTTCTCCATATTCTCACTGTCTTCATCCATGTATACTCATTGAGCATTCGCTATGGCCCAGGAAGCAGGAAGATGTGCTCACTGCCCTCACGGGGCTTCCAGGCTAGTCCTGAAGGTGGACACAGAGATTCATGGATTCTTTAGCAATAAGGTAGACAGCCTGCAAAATTCACCCGCAAGTCTCCACTGAAAGTCATCATTACGACTTACTTCTCTTCAGCAACAATTTATTCagcaataatttattaaatggtACTATATTAAATATAGTAGGGGAAATCAAGATAACTCATAATCTCTGTACCAGAATCTTgttaaattaaagatataaaagaattaaataaagatGAGACCTCATGGGCACCATACAGTAGCTACCATACAGTAGCATATGGTTATGCACCAAATCCAAGTGAGGTGGGATTGAAACTGGCCTTGATAACTTATGATAGAGAGGCGgtcacagaagagagaaaaaacagtgTGGACAGAGAGGTGGCAGGAATGTACAAGGAGTTCACTGAGGAAACCAGGCCGATTGTAAAGTGATTTCCGTTAGGGAGAAGTTGGAGGCAGTTTTAGGCCAGATTTTATAACTAAGTGAAGGGATCAAGACTTTGTCACATGTATGGAGGATTAAAGAGAAACTTAAAAGAGACATGATACAAGGAGTGCTTTGGGATTGTTAACTTGGATTTATTTTTGCCAAACTGAAAAAAACTGTATGACTTATTTTACTGTAAAATGTCATCTGAGTTAAGGGGCACTtaaagggcagagggtgagacAGAAAGGAAAGCCTATTTGCACAGAAATACTTACTGTGAAGCTGTACGGGTGACAGCCTTCTCTGACCGGCCATGATAGTCCATCTCCCTCAGGGACCCCTGACCACGTAAATACCTGTTTCAAGTTCTTCCATCTACTTCCCATGTCATAGGGAAAAACAAAGACTTCATCCAGTTGGTAATATTGAATTCGATCTTTAGCCTGTGGGTAGCAAAGAGATAAGATGGCAGATGCCCTCTGCCTCAAACAGCTCTAAATAATATACCATTGATAGTATTGatagtaatatacatttattcaAGTTTGTATCACTCCTAAAAATGCTTCCTCCTTCTTGTAATGTTAGTGtacacagaagagagacaaacttGTAAGAGGAACTtgctatataatatataacaccAACCTCGGATGAGATCGTTCAGGAAATGTCTGACGGGGCTTATTCAGGAACAAGGATTCAAAAATGCTTATTAGAAGAGTTAAtagtggggtgtctgggtggctcagctggttaagcatctgcctttggggctcaggtcatgatcctggggtcctggaatcaagccccacatcaggctccctgctcagcggggagtctgcttctcccccctccctctgcccctcccctcgctcgtgctctctttctaataaataaaatctaaataaataaatgagttaatagcTTTACTCCACGTATAACAAATCCTCAATGCTCTTGGTTTTTCAGCCAAACAAAAAGAGTCCAGGTGTAAAGAAGGGATCTTgataaaaaacatttaagaaaaagcaagagTTTATTCGGGGTGGAAGGAACTGTTTCAAGGTGTTCCAGAATGCAACAGTTGTATCCTGGGTGGCAACCACACCTGTGGGAATGGCCAGGAAAACGGGTTCCAGGGGGAATCATCATTgtctgaaaatgattttttttaaaagaaactagcagaggggtgcctgggtggctcagtcgttaagcgtctgcctttggctcaggtcatgatcccagagtcctgggatcgaaccactcatcagactccctgctccgcaggaagcctggttctccctctcccactccccctgcttgtgttcccgctctcgctgtgtctctctctgtcaaataaataaataatatctttaaaaaaaaaaaaaactagcagaaATGTGCAgatcttctttcagttttttataccattacacatgtatatatactcacttatatatgcatttatatgtacattttatgcatatacataaatattcaaGTTGCATAAATATTGGCATATTTATGCCAATATTCTAGGCACTTAAATTGTTAACTTTAACTTAAGGAGATAAACTGGCTTAGAATTTCTTAAGTTCCACTGACACCTAGTGGTATAAAGATACATTATTTATTCCCACAGTAAGTGTACAAACCCAGTTGAAATTTGTATCAATTTTAGTGTCtagtaattttgataaattttctataaagttaatcatttatttgtatattttagtcCGGAACAGAGTgccagttttaaaataacttctagaTTTAGCATGGCACTTTATGAAGAGCCTTggtccttaggaaaaaaaaaaagtattactctAATGATGATATATTATGTTAACTAGAAATGAtaccttgaaatattttattggggGACAATATTTTAGGGAAAGGCTTCTTGtaattacttataaaataatattgatgTTAATTCAATTAAAACAATTGTCAAgctatatgtatgtatgaatctACTAAAATGTGTAAATTCCCACCCAAATAGTAAAGgataatttattttccctttttataaacaAGTCTCAGGGTCTTCAAAATGGTTAAGTCTCAAAGAACAGAGATTTAGGCTATTAACAAAGAAACAGTGGTAAGGATGAGAGTAGCTTACAAAAAAGACTGAGGCCTGCTCTCTGCCTAAGAGAAGCACTCAGTGAAGTTGGGGGGATTCTATCAATACTGTGTTAAAAGGCAACAGAGGTGGGGTGcctgatggctcagttggttaagcatccgactcttgattttggctcagatgatgatctcagggtcctgaggtcaagtCCCagatcaggctctgcgctgagtgtggagcctgcttaagattttctctctccctctctctctgcccctcccctctgcttgtgctctctccctctctctcaaaaaaaaaaaaaaaaagaaagaagcaacagAGGTGTGCAATAGGTACTAtgggaaaggcaaaaaaaaaaactacttagaTAATCTAGGGAGAGTCAAGGAAGGTTCTTTGGAAGAAATGACACCTAAACTAGGTCTTGAGGCAGAAGAAATCAGCAAAAAAGGGAGGAAGTGTGTTCTAGGTAGAGAATGACATGTGAAAAGATACAGAAGCATATGGTGTATAAAAtaggagttttttattttagttggtATCAAGAgtgagatggggtggggagaggtagaAAATgcaggagaagaaacagaaaaggggtAGACATGAAAGGTTTGATTATGTATAAGCTAAGGAGCTTGGACTTAAACCTGTGTATCAATGGTTCTTTTAAAGCATGCTTTGCACACCTCTTCCAGTCCCCAAGACCTTTTCTTAGGGTTCAACAAAGTCAAACAACTTTCATTTTAATACTAacatgttatttgcctttttcattgcGTTGACATCTGCAGTAGTGGATAAAATTGCTGGTACCTTAAGCAGGAATCAGGACAGTGGCACCAAACTGTGTAAGTAAACATTATATTCTTCACCGTTACATactcatatttaaaaacaaaacaaaataaaaaacaaaaaaaccaaagttttacacaagaatgtccttgatgatgcaataaaaattattatttttattaaatctcaacTCTCAAGTAGATGTCCTCTCACTATTCTGTGTGACAAGACGGGGAGTACACATAAAGCATGCCAAAGTGCTTATCTCAAGGAAAACAGCTGTTTGAGCTGTGAACCAACAAAAGCTGTGTAGCCAGCTTTTTTCATATAATgctatttttacttgaaagaatgagtAATGAAACTAAGGTTACCGACACTTCAATATTTGGcagaaattttctcaaaaatgaacaaagtcaaGCTGTTACTTCAATGTAAACAACTGAGTATTTGTGAGTGAAAAAATTAAGGCTTTCAagtgaaaatcagaattttagaaaatttgtatCCACCACTAATGAGCTTGACTGCTTTCCAAAATAAAGGACTTCCCCCCATAAAATTGGTAGTGATATGAATGAATGTGTCAGCATTTGGAAAATCTGCATTACCCtataaaactatattttccaaatgaccaataccTGATGTTATAAAATCATGTATGGGTAAAAGGTCCATTCAAAGAGCAAGATGGAGTGATGGACTGAAATGTACAAGAGTACAAAATGTTTACTGATAGGGCTTCACATCTCACATACGACTAACCTTTCAAGACTATCAGCTGTCAAGTTTTCATGTAGTATCAAAGAATATCCACTATTAACTAAAAAGCCTATTAAAATACTCTCTCCTTTCCTACCTACTTATCTGtgtgaggctggattttcttcatatacttcaatcAAAGCAACATATCgcaacagactgaatgcagaTTTGAGAATCCAACTGTCTTCTGTTAAGtcagatattaaagagatttgtaaaaataaagaacaacGCCACTCTTCTCcctattttttactttgaaaaatataatttttaaaaatatgctatttttattaacatataatgggtttattattatttttaaatgaaattataaatcttcaaaatttttCTCAGGAAATATGGCAATTACCGATAGATATCACACACATTAACAAAGGCTCTTTAGTGTCCTTTAACAATTTTGAGCATGTAAAAGGGACCTGAAACCAAAAAGTTTAAGAACCTATTGCTGTAACTTCAAGTTCACAGACTGACTGCCAGGGGGCTAAATATGTCTTATTGGTATGTTTTATTTGGCCcacaaggttttttgtttgtaattTGAATTGCttgctaatatttaaaaaacaaaaaagagctgTCACAGAAATCCACATCTCTTACTTTTCTAGAAAAACAATTAGATGATTTCAGAATACTGAGTGAGTACCCCCCCATGGTAACAATCAGTTTCATCTGTTAGGCAGCTCTAGTACACAGGCTGGCTCCTGTCACCTAAGTTATCTGCCTGGCCTCCGCAGGCATTTGGGTTTATAAACCCTGCTACAATGATGGTGAGGCTCTGAGAAGCTTTAAGCAAGGAGCAGAGTAGTCAGACTGACTTTTTACAACAGAATCACAACAGAGAGGATGAAGTATGTATTAAAGGTTGTGAGGTCTGTAGCAAGCTATGCTCTAAGACCTATCTGATAGGGCTTATCAAGGTTTTTTCAGTCCCAAAGCACTGAAAAAAACTTGATGGCACCTTGGTAGGAGAGAAGTTCCTTTCCAAATGGTTGGCCTTAAACCCTAATCTGAGAAAGAATGGCCAAATGGTTTCATGTATGGCTTAGCCTTCTTCAGCAACTCAGGGTGAACAAGAAGCAAATTTCTGTGGGAGTTATATTAAACCAAGAATGAatcaaaatgtttctttcctaTATTTATCTTTTGTATGAATACAAATGACTTAAGAAAGCCATCTGGTAGTGAAGTTTTCACTTCCAGGCATTTATTAGTTAATATGGCCTatgaactaattttattttttttctgaactaatCTTTATTGAGATTAaggaaacaattattaaaatttaccttttcttcAATCCATGATTCAATAGAAGTTTTGTTTCTGAGAATTATTTTcatctgaaaattaaatgataaacaGCAAAATTTTATGATAAAACTTTGGTTCACTTAAGATTATCATCTTCGTAGTAACCCTGTGAGATAGTTTTATTGCTCCATTTCATTGATGAAGAGACCAGGATAACAGAGGCTAAGTAGCACACTCAGGGTGTGGTCCATCTGACTCTAAAGTTCTTGTTCTTAAGCATTGCACTATAATGCCTCTCCACAAAATGATTATGGCAATCCGTAATCAAATCTAAATCTACTATTTTAATAAAGCTTCATGTTTTAAGTACTATCTTCTGAACAAGGTTTCCAGAATATTGATAAAACACTGATATAATCCATTTAATCAGTACTTGTAAATTTTGCTATTAAAATCTTTTACCACAATCTTTAATTAACCTTAAGtttatcattaatttatttactacAAGAAAGTGACTCAGTCAACCCAGATATTCTGCTTGCCTTAAAAACCAAATGTATTGTCTTGATTCTATTAATCAATTTTCCTAGCTATGACTAATTCCACTTATGTGAGCTTTTACACCACAGGGTTTTAGTTTATTTCTAATACGATTCTTAATTAGAGGCATTGGGggaattttttcaaagaatttgatCCCAGGTTAATAGAAAACATGAAGTATAACCAAAACcagcatattttaaaactatgagtTTAAAAGGGTTGGGTGAGGCACCAGAGCCCTCAAGGCCAGCATTTTTGATTCTATGAGAGGTCTGTGTTTCCTTTTAGTCTGGCTGTGTCCACAGAAACAGTGTGGCACAGTAAAAACACTCATGGGCAAGGAGTCCTCGTCATATTCCTAGGGCCGAGCACACCACCAGCTGGCCCACAGTGGGCCTTCAATTAATGAACAAGCTAATTAGGTGAATGGAATGAGTCATAATTGTTTTGGGATGGCTTCAAGGCCatatcttcctcctcctctgtgttcTCAAAGCACTTTGTACATAAATCTATGATACACACATGAGCCAGTATTAGTTTACTAAGTAGTTCACTACTAATTGTGACTTCCCTAGGGGCAGGAcgcttttcattttcattattgtaGCCTCCGAAATTAGCGGAATAATTCACCAGAGCAGGCATTAGATAGCACCCGTACCATAGGGTTGTTACTGAAATTAAATGAACTCCTACATGTGATGTCCCTAAAACAGTGTCTTGcacataagtgctcaataaacgttgGCTGTGTTATGATGATGATTAAATACACACTATTATAAAAGTTTACTGAATACATGAGTGGGTGATCTTGGGTAGTCACTTCACCTTTCTGTAATTCAATTACTCATCtctaaggaagggaaaaatactCCTCTTCAAACTCCTTATGGGGGTTGGTGTGAAGATCAAGAGAGACTATAATGTGAGAAGGGCTTTCTCAACTATAAAGTGATACGTAACTctaagataacattttaaaaattaaatcagttaCCTGGAAATTCTGGCAAAGTTACTTCAAAATTATCTGACTAGTACAGAGATTAGTTACCTTGCTGGTACAGGTAACAGTAATTTCCATTTCATACTGTACACTTAAATgcagcctttctctctctcattataaACAGCCCCAGTAAGTTGACAACTTTTAGCTAGAGGTAACCAAGAAACTTACCTGGATAAAAAACAACATCCCAACAGCTATGGTCGTTCCTAAAGCTAGTCCCAAGGCAAACAAGGTGGCCGCAAACGCCGCTAATCCAAATGGAGTAACTGGAAGAGGATCTCTCCGGGCTGCACTCATATCAATCTTCACCGTGTTCCAGCCAAAGGAGAGCTACAACCAACAACACACACTTGAAATATTCAGCTGTCATAAGTGGTGAGTCTGTACTGGAACATCTCAAACAACCTGAtcaaaaaagatcaacaaatgaTAACCTGAAGTTGTGGCTAAAAGCAAATGAATTTCTAATGCTTGAACTCATACTGATATGCAGGATAGcattctttgttattttcaaatgttacttttttgtttttaattatttcctcaGGAAGTGTAAGGCATACCCCACTAACATTAATGTGCATGAACAGCACGAGACATCGATCTAAATTGTAATTGTGGCATCCATCTTCTCCTTGCTTCTCGCTATTTACAGCAATCTTCCACAGCAAAAAAACTCAGACAGCCTAGAATTTAGTAGTTGTTTCTTCCCTCATGTGCCACAACCAGAGGTTAAAAACCGGCAAAATGCAGTCAAACATGCCCTGCAGATGCCTACTGCTTGGCttgcaaaatgttttaaaatattcagccaggtgccaacatttaaaaatcaggagatgtTAAACAAAAAAGtccagattttctgatttttcctgaAACACCGGAAGATCTAGTATTACTGGACTAGGTTTCCAAACATCAGAAACTGGCCGAGGTGAGTATGGGTTGTCCCACCTATGAGGGGCACATGTTCTCCAGGTGCTATAGTCCTTTTAGGCCTGTGAAAATCGTTTACCCACCAGGCTTCTTTAGGGATTGAATTTGTGACCCCGAACTTTATCTCCTGACTACTTGCCCATAAGTCAACCTAATCTTCTGGAGGATATTTTAGGACACATGCCTGCTCCATGAGCTACCTTCTAGGTCACTGGAATTAGAAACGAACAAAACAACTGCGACTTGCCACATGAATtagatggaaatagaaaatattagggctgtctttttcttcttgttccttttttccctctaattATTCTTACCACAGCTACAAAGTGTGAAATCAAATTATATAtacagtaataaaatattatcaacCTCAACTACAGCTAGTAAGGTaagtttccaaaacaaaataatttttcctcatcttaaaaattaagtgctggggcacctggatggcccagtgagttaagcggctgccttcagctcaggtcatgatcgcacggtcctgggatcgagtcccacgtcaggctccctgctcggcagggagtctgcttctcctctccctcccactcatgctctctctcaataagtaaaatcttgggaaaaaaattaaattttaatacttttttaaaaaaagaaattcatatataGGTAAAGCAAAGTTCTGTTTCCCAACCTAAATcataaaaatcatatttccaaAAGGGACTTCTTAAATAATTATAACTACCATTTAATTTGGcataaatgattttataacaaACACAGTCACTTACCCGATTATAAAGCTGTGTATACATAGTCATAACAAAAATGAAGGCAGCATGAATACAACCCAGTGGTGCTAAAAGGAGAAACAGTGTGAACGAAGCATGATTTTGGTAACCACAACAATTGTTGATCCAAGGACAGTGATGGTCCATCTTCATCACACATCTAACaagaaaaatttacataaaacatgAGGCAGAAAATCCTGTctactttaaataattttggtCTTCAAAAGATCGAGCAAATAGGAATCCAGCATGTCCATGAGTCTCAGAGGAATTATACTCCATGGAACAGAAAGCAAAGTCTTTATGAGTTTTTAAACAACTCTGAACAGTGACTTCTTTCAAATTCTAAACAGCATGAGAAAAGTCAGGCTTTCTGACAGATTCTGAGGAAAAGATGTCTGCTACAAGTGAGTTTGTTTTAAGAAGTCAAGAGGCCCACTGAGAGGTTCATTACAAAGAAATAAGCATGGGTTCCTGGTCTTCCTCTAGCTCTGAAATGCAGTGACTGAAGTAGAGTACAACAGAGATTCAACAAAATCACTTCTAAATCTCTACCAGGGTTGGTTGATGGTACCCAGCAGACCTtataacttccttccttcctgttctcaTCCTTTAGATGTGGATTCTCTGAGTTAAGCAAGCTAACTATGGAATATAAGATGTGGTATAACAAGCAAAGTCTTACTGAGCTTCCTTCCCTTGTTGCTAGAAGAACATTTCCTGACCTCACACCAAACTGTATTTGCCACAAATGGTTTTCCTAAACCTCAACATTCTTATCACAAATTTCTTATTAACTGGTGGAAGAgctgtatatttaaaaaggttctagtttatttcatatttcttataGTGATTCAGTTTTCTGCCCATTAAGTTTTTTATATTACACACTAGTGACAATATGcacctgaattcatttattagataTGCATAAAGTATAAACGTTAGCCAACCCAAATGATGGAAAGGGCAGGTGACCCTTATAATTTAGACTCAGGACAATTCTAAAGCTagtcatttcctttccttcacagCAGACAAGCACAATTAATTCTGATCTATGGAAACACCTTGAAGGCGTAACTTTTTACTCTTGGCAGGGCAAGAAGCAaagtaaatgtgtattttttccaaaaagtaaatagtaaataaataaaatcttttcacttATGACAAAAAAGAGGCTTATATATCATCAAAATTGATAACTTAATAAAATGGAGATACGGACACAAGTATTTTGACAATGTTTTTTATAAAGAAGCCACCTTATAGAGACTAAAACTAAGACTGACGTGGTGGAAAGAACATTAAGACCAGTAATCAAGTTGATCAGTCCTCAATGAGGAGCAAAGATAGACAGTACCTGTTACACTTTCTGCAGTGATGTGACCGTGGCGCCTTGTATGCTTGGCAGACTTTACAATACTGGAGGTACATGCTATCCTGAGAATCTTCCTTGGtagcaaaatataaacaaaaatatatcagtTATCAGTTATCTGATCCTAAGTAATAACATGTCAAGTCTTATGAATAAATGCTTTGGTACGGTTTTCTTTTATGGGCGGTGAGGATAAGGATGGAATCCTAACCTGCATTTCCAGCccttttgtttgaaatatttttaaataatgagtttCTGGTAACAGCTGCATTGCTCTTCCAATTACCAGAACTCATTTTTAACTTCTCTTCCCCATGCTCCACCCAAACCCACTGCCACTGATTGTATTTGGTTCTACTTTTCCAAACTCCTAGTAGAATGGGAGGAGTTCCGGAAAAAGGTAGCTGACCATGCGGCAGGTATTTGGGAGGTGGGGATTCAAACATTGGAGCTGATATTCTTTAGGAAATCTCTCTTGCACCATTTTAATCACTTCTAAGTACTTTCCTTTACTGTAGTTTCTCTCTAATCCAAACTGTCTACTGTCAGAATAGTATTCTTATAACACAACTCTGATTAGGTCAGAGCTTGGCTTGAAAACCTCTACTACCTCCCTATGGCCTAACAATTCCTCATGCACTTAAGGCCTTCCGCAATCTGCCTTTGTTTCAGCCTTATTGGCACTACATAACCTGTTACTTCTGACTATTATACTTCCACCACCAATCAACCTGAAATGTCTTCTTCCCCATCCGTGGAAATTTCCACTACTCCTTCAGGTCCGCAGCTGAAAAAGATCAGGTCCTTCTAGCTTCAACAGCACTCATCCCatttttctctatagtttagTTACTTACACAAGTGCCTTGGTTTCTCTCAATTATAAGGTTTTTCAGAATACGAATTTGTCTTACTCATCTCTGTACCCACTTTAAGTAGTTTCTCCAACATTAACATAcctaagaatcacctggggattttGTTAAATCCTGATTCTGATTCCTAGGTCTGGAGTGGAGCCCaaaactctgcatttctaacaagctatCAGGTGGTGTCCCTCAGCAAGCAATATGGAAATTCATGAGCGTAAACgttctacaatttttaaaaagccacaaattGATTCATACTGTACTTCCTTATGTGATGATTTTAacactgattttaaaactttatgaTTTAAGCCAGCAATTTCTGAAGAGGTTTTCTCAGTTCTGAGGGCTGTTAAT
Coding sequences within it:
- the ZDHHC6 gene encoding palmitoyltransferase ZDHHC6 isoform X1, which translates into the protein MGTFCSVIKFENLQELKRLCHWGPIIALGVIAICSTMAMIDSVLWYWPLHTTGGSVNFIMLINWTVMILYNYFNAMFIGPGFVPLGWKPEDSQDSMYLQYCKVCQAYKAPRSHHCRKCNRCVMKMDHHCPWINNCCGYQNHASFTLFLLLAPLGCIHAAFIFVMTMYTQLYNRLSFGWNTVKIDMSAARRDPLPVTPFGLAAFAATLFALGLALGTTIAVGMLFFIQMKIILRNKTSIESWIEEKAKDRIQYYQLDEVFVFPYDMGSRWKNLKQVFTWSGVPEGDGLSWPVREGCHPYSFTIEQLKQKADKRIRSVRYRVIEDYSGACCPLNKGIKTFFTSPCTEEPRIRLQKGEFILATRGLRYWLYGDKILDDAFVEGVSRIRGWFPRNCVEKCPCDAETDQAPEGEKKNR
- the ZDHHC6 gene encoding palmitoyltransferase ZDHHC6 isoform X2 yields the protein MPCLLVLALFLWGGNRKILRIACTSSIVKSAKHTRRHGHITAESVTAPLGCIHAAFIFVMTMYTQLYNRLSFGWNTVKIDMSAARRDPLPVTPFGLAAFAATLFALGLALGTTIAVGMLFFIQMKIILRNKTSIESWIEEKAKDRIQYYQLDEVFVFPYDMGSRWKNLKQVFTWSGVPEGDGLSWPVREGCHPYSFTIEQLKQKADKRIRSVRYRVIEDYSGACCPLNKGIKTFFTSPCTEEPRIRLQKGEFILATRGLRYWLYGDKILDDAFVEGVSRIRGWFPRNCVEKCPCDAETDQAPEGEKKNR